One window of Watersipora subatra chromosome 3, tzWatSuba1.1, whole genome shotgun sequence genomic DNA carries:
- the LOC137390072 gene encoding acyl-coenzyme A diphosphatase FITM2-like, whose translation MMQSVPAPKDRRKIVAERSAAVHMTYAIDSALRQTLCFNVKYGFIANFVLVTALSIFGDIQRPPPNYFSDKNNVLNQYFVKLGWGWTLTGIISLQLITKLIWHQGEIRNIGCVILRLTGLTLYWYICTHSFVWLENYTGSCTHAGLSAKRACLREGHAWLGFDISGHCFLLTFSLGAINGESPILYQISRKLDTIERVDDSAVVLRSKYRFLLRCSVLMLVVLSLLWEFMLFVTSLYFHTTSQKVLGMTFAAIGWFLVYRANPFNNDLQSLQTSTCM comes from the coding sequence ATGATGCAGTCGGTTCCTGCTCCAAAAGACCGAAGAAAGATAGTGGCCGAGCGATCAGCTGCAGTGCACATGACCTATGCAATTGACTCGGCTCTAAGACAGACGCTCTGTTTCAATGTGAAATATGGCTTCATTGccaattttgttttggtaacCGCGCTCAGCATATTTGGTGATATTCAAAGACCTCCACCAAATTATTTTAGTGACAAAAATAATGTTCTGAATCAGTATTTCGTTAAGCTCGGATGGGGCTGGACTCTGACAGGGATCATTTCTCTGCAACTGATCACCAAGCTTATCTGGCATCAAGGAGAAATAAGAAATATTGGTTGTGTCATACTACGTCTCACAGGCCTCACTCTCTATTGGTATATCTGCACTCATTCTTTTGTGTGGTTAGAGAACTACACCGGCAGCTGTACTCATGCTGGTCTGTCTGCAAAAAGAGCTTGCCTAAGAGAGGGCCATGCATGGCTGGGCTTTGACATATCAGGACATTGTTTTTTGCTGACATTTTCTCTCGGTGCCATCAACGGAGAATCTCCAATTCTGTATCAAATCTCTAGAAAATTGGACACAATTGAAAGAGTTGATGACTCGGCCGTAGTTTTGAGAAGCAAGTATCGTTTTCTTTTGCGCTGTAGCGTGCTCATGCTCGTCGTTTTGAGTTTACTCTGGGAGTTTATGCTTTTCGTCACTTCGCTATATTTTCATACTACATCTCAAAAGGTTCTTGGGATGACTTTCGCTGCAATTGGCTGGTTTTTGGTGTATCGGGCTAATCCATTTAATAATGATCTGCAATCTCTTCaaactagtacatgtatgtag
- the LOC137390973 gene encoding general transcription factor II-I repeat domain-containing protein 2A-like, with the protein MVRGIDDQFSITEDFLTMSSLHGTTTGQDIFDNLLKELKDFNLPLEKLSGICTDGAPAITGEHTGLIGLLLKSRVWNVPPIVYHCIIHQENLGAQHLKMGHVMELVVSTVNYIRARALRHRQFKEMLKEIEAEFQDVTYYCKVRWLSSAKTLRRFLSLLDPINTFMRGKGRNQEEFRNVAWINDLAFLADITEHMADLNRKLQGKQQHVSSLWSHITAFRCKLNLWVGQLQNGNCTHFKSLLERQQSVENHVSAEPYAKLLTGLAAEFGRFAQFDGTCTHINIFEDPFSVDAEEAPAPLQMELIDIQADKRLSQHHNSHELVEFYRDFLPKQRFPGLYKHALLMGSLFGSTYLCEQFFSRMKHTKNKYRTTITDEHLTQQLRLASSATQPDIDRIVREKQCQVSH; encoded by the coding sequence ATGGTCAGAGGTATTGATGATCAGTTCAGCATCACAGAGGATTTTCTCACGATGAGCAGCCTTCACGGCACCACAACTGGTCAAGACATATTCGACAACCTGCTCAAAGAACTTAAAGATTTCAATCTACCACTTGAGAAGTTATCAGGGATATGCACTGATGGTGCGCCGGCAATAACTGGAGAACACACAGGCTTAATTGGCTTGCTGTTGAAGTCCAGAGTGTGGAATGTCCCTCCTATCGTGTACCACTGCATCATTCACCAGGAAAATTTAGGAGCACAGCACCTTAAGATGGGACATGTCATGGAATTGGTTGTATCCACAGTAAACTACATAAGGGCTCGAGCTTTGAGGCACCGCCAGTTCAAAGAGATGCTGAAGGAGATTGAAGCAGAATTTCAAGACGTGACATATTATTGTAAAGTGAGATGGCTCAGTAGTGCAAAAACACTTCGTCGGTTTCTCAGTCTTTTAGATCCCATCAATACTTTCATGAGAGGCAAAGGACGTAACCAGGAAGAATTCAGAAATGTGGCATGGATAAATGATCTTGCTTTCCTGGCAGACATTACTGAGCATATGGCGGATCTCAACCGCAAACTACAGGGAAAGCAGCAGCATGTATCATCTCTGTGGAGCCATATAACAGCTTTCCGGTGTAAATTAAATCTGTGGGTCGGTCAACTTCAAAATGGAAACTGCACACATTTTAAGAGCCTGCTGGAGCGACAACAGAGTGTTGAAAATCATGTCAGTGCAGAGCCATATGCAAAGCTCCTGACTGGCCTTGCTGCTGAATTTGGCAGGTTTGCTCAATTTGATGGCACTTGCACGCATATCAACATCTTTGAAGACCCATTCTCAGTCGACGCAGAAGAAGCACCTGCTCCTCTACAAATGGAACTGATTGATATTCAAGCTGATAAAAGGCTGAGCCAGCATCACAACAGCCATGAACTTGTAGAATTTTACCGTGATTTTCTTCCAAAACAAAGATTTCCAGGCCTATACAAACATGCTTTACTCATGGGCAGTTTGTTTGGCTCGACTTATTTATGCGAGCAGTTCTTCAGCCGTATGAAGCataccaaaaataaatacaggaCAACTATCACTGATGAACACTTGACCCAGCAACTAAGACTGGCTTCCTCAGCTACCCAGCCTGACATTGATAGAATAGTCAGAGAAAAGCAATGCCAAGTATCACACTGA